One genomic segment of Stigmatopora argus isolate UIUO_Sarg chromosome 18, RoL_Sarg_1.0, whole genome shotgun sequence includes these proteins:
- the LOC144093046 gene encoding protein kinase C and casein kinase substrate in neurons protein 3-like isoform X2, which produces MASLPQEPSQDATKNSFWMPGNYVPTVRRTQQSYGACNDLVACFAERARVERAYAQQLSQWSNKWKAIIETRPLYGSLMTAWQSFFTSTERLAALHSSISQSLVAEEGVRVKTWQRESFPKKLFCGFRESYDNNASFSRAQKPWNQKLSKLEKARVVYHKCCQKEQSAVDKEKQANEMENLSLEKKQKVTEAKEVATDTREKARERYEKLLEDVTGYTPRYMEEMEVVFEQSQEEERKRISFLKQAFLSIHRHLDVTNNESIKEVYDELHQALMAINEQEDLKWWKNSHGPGMLTNWPKIQEWVPPVKKLKRKKREQKGKEGRP; this is translated from the exons ATGGCCAGCCTTCCACAAGAACCTTCTCAAGATGCCACCAAAAACAGCTTCTGGATG CCCGGGAATTACGTCCCGACGGTACGCAGAACGCAGCAGTCGTACGGGGCTTGCAACGACCTCGTGGCCTGCTTTGCGGAGAGAGCCAGAGTGGAAAGAGCATACGCGCAGCAGCTCAGCCAATGGAGCAACAAGTGGAAGGCCATCATTGAAACTC GGCCGCTCTACGGCTCCCTGATGACAGCCTGGCAGAGCTTCTTCACCTCCACCGAGCGCCTGGCCGCCCTACACTCGTCCATCTCGCAGTCTCTCGTGGCCGAGGAAGGGGTCCGAGTCAAGACCTGGCAGAGGGAGAGCTTCCCCAAAAAACTCTTTTGCGGTTTCCGGGAAAGCTACGACAACAACGCCAGCTTCTCCCGAGCGCAGAAACCGTGGAACCAAAAGCTGAGTAAG CTGGAGAAGGCCCGGGTCGTGTACCACAAGTGCTGTCAGAAGGAACAGAGCGCCGTGGATAAAGAGAAACAAGCCAACGAGATGGAAAACTTGAGTCTGGAGAAGAAGCAGAAGGTGACGGAGGCCAAAGAGGTGGCCACGGACACTAGAGAAAAG GCTCGGGAGCGCTACGAGAAACTCCTGGAAGACGTGACTGGCTACACGCCGCGCTACATGGAGGAGATGGAGGTTGTTTTTGAGCAATcgcaggaggaggagaggaaacGCATTAGCTTTTTGAAGCAGGCCTTTCTATCCATCCACAGACACCTGGACGTCACCAACAACGAGAG CATTAAGGAGGTGTACGATGAACTTCACCAAGCGCTAATGGCTATCAACGAGCAGGAGGACCTCAAATGGTGGAAGAACAGTCATGGACCAGGCATGCTCACCAACTGGCCAAAGATACAG GAGTGGGTTCCCCCTGTGAAAAAGCTGAAACGGAAGAAGCGCGAACAGAAAGGCAAAGAAGGCCGCCC GTGA
- the LOC144093046 gene encoding protein kinase C and casein kinase substrate in neurons protein 3-like isoform X1 translates to MASLPQEPSQDATKNSFWMPGNYVPTVRRTQQSYGACNDLVACFAERARVERAYAQQLSQWSNKWKAIIETRPLYGSLMTAWQSFFTSTERLAALHSSISQSLVAEEGVRVKTWQRESFPKKLFCGFRESYDNNASFSRAQKPWNQKLSKLEKARVVYHKCCQKEQSAVDKEKQANEMENLSLEKKQKVTEAKEVATDTREKARERYEKLLEDVTGYTPRYMEEMEVVFEQSQEEERKRISFLKQAFLSIHRHLDVTNNESIKEVYDELHQALMAINEQEDLKWWKNSHGPGMLTNWPKIQEWVPPVKKLKRKKREQKGKEGRPVMIGGVKVRALYDYTGEEGDELSFKAGEEFLKVEEEDDQGWCRGVLSGGKEGFYPANYVKLVE, encoded by the exons ATGGCCAGCCTTCCACAAGAACCTTCTCAAGATGCCACCAAAAACAGCTTCTGGATG CCCGGGAATTACGTCCCGACGGTACGCAGAACGCAGCAGTCGTACGGGGCTTGCAACGACCTCGTGGCCTGCTTTGCGGAGAGAGCCAGAGTGGAAAGAGCATACGCGCAGCAGCTCAGCCAATGGAGCAACAAGTGGAAGGCCATCATTGAAACTC GGCCGCTCTACGGCTCCCTGATGACAGCCTGGCAGAGCTTCTTCACCTCCACCGAGCGCCTGGCCGCCCTACACTCGTCCATCTCGCAGTCTCTCGTGGCCGAGGAAGGGGTCCGAGTCAAGACCTGGCAGAGGGAGAGCTTCCCCAAAAAACTCTTTTGCGGTTTCCGGGAAAGCTACGACAACAACGCCAGCTTCTCCCGAGCGCAGAAACCGTGGAACCAAAAGCTGAGTAAG CTGGAGAAGGCCCGGGTCGTGTACCACAAGTGCTGTCAGAAGGAACAGAGCGCCGTGGATAAAGAGAAACAAGCCAACGAGATGGAAAACTTGAGTCTGGAGAAGAAGCAGAAGGTGACGGAGGCCAAAGAGGTGGCCACGGACACTAGAGAAAAG GCTCGGGAGCGCTACGAGAAACTCCTGGAAGACGTGACTGGCTACACGCCGCGCTACATGGAGGAGATGGAGGTTGTTTTTGAGCAATcgcaggaggaggagaggaaacGCATTAGCTTTTTGAAGCAGGCCTTTCTATCCATCCACAGACACCTGGACGTCACCAACAACGAGAG CATTAAGGAGGTGTACGATGAACTTCACCAAGCGCTAATGGCTATCAACGAGCAGGAGGACCTCAAATGGTGGAAGAACAGTCATGGACCAGGCATGCTCACCAACTGGCCAAAGATACAG GAGTGGGTTCCCCCTGTGAAAAAGCTGAAACGGAAGAAGCGCGAACAGAAAGGCAAAGAAGGCCGCCC AGTGATGATCGGAGGCGTGAAGGTACGAGCTCTGTACGACTACACGGGGGAGGAGGGGGATGAGCTCTCCTTCAAAGCAG GTGAGGAGTTCTtgaaggtggaggaggaggacgaccaGGGTTGGTGCCGAGGGGTCCTGAGCGGAGGCAAGGAGGGTTTCTACCCGGCCAATTACGTCAAACTCGTTGAGTGA